Sequence from the Gemmatimonadota bacterium genome:
TTCGACGCGGGCCGTTGCGTGGTCGATGCCGCGCGCCGCGTCGCCACCTGCACGCCGTCGCTGACCCTGCCACTCCTGCACCAGGCCACGTCGCCGCATCGGCTCCACCTGCCGCTCGATCCATCGAGTGCGGGCTGGGCGACGCTCGGCGGGCTCATCGGCACCAACGCCGCCGGTGCGCGCACCGTCCACGATGGCGGCATGCGCCGCTGGGTCGAGGCGGTGACACTCGAGACCGACGATGGTCCGCTGACCCTGACCCGCGGCGAGATGCCGGACGCGCGCCACCCCGCCATCCAGCGCTGGCAGCGTGACGTGCTGCCGCTGCTGACGCGGCATCGTGCGGCGATCCTGGCGCGATGGCCGCGTACGCGGAAGCAGAGCTTCGGCTACGATCTCGCGGCCTGGTGGGCCAGTGGCGACCTCGTCGATCTGGTGGTCGGCGCAGAAGGTACCCTGGGCGTGATGACCGAGGTCACGGTGCGCCTCGCCCCGATCGCCGCGCACCGCCTGGCGTTGCGGGTGGTGCTCGCCGATCGCGCCCTGCTGGTGCCGGCACTTGAGACCGTGCGCCGCCACGATCCGGCGGTGCTCGAATTCCTCGACGGCTCCTTCCTCCGCCTGGTAGAGGCCGACGTCCCCGAGGGCACCGCGGCGGTGCTGCTTGCCGACCTCGAAGGAGAGCGTGCCGATGCGCTGCATCACCGCGCGGCGGCGCTTCAGGGGGAACTCGCGTCGCTGGGTGCGGGGGTGACCGAGGCGGCCGTCGCAGCCGATCCGGCAGCGATCGCGGCGCTCTGGCGCATCCGCCACGGCGCCTCACCCCGACTGGCGGCACTCACCGATGGTCGGCAGTCGCTGCAGATCATCGAGGACGGCTGCGTCCCGCCCGCGGCGCTGGGCCACTACCTCGACGCGGTCGATGCGGCCTGCCGTGCCGAGCGGATCGACGCGGTGATGTTCGGCCACGCGGGCGATGGCCACGTGCACGTGAATCTCCTCCCCAACCTGCGTGAGGCCGACTGGCTCGGCCGGGTGCGACGCGTCTACGAGGGGGTTGCCGATGCGCTGCTCGCACTCGGCGGAACGCCCTCCGGGGAGCATGGCGCCGGACGGCTCCGCGCTCCGCTGATCGAGCGCTTCCTCGGCCCCGAGGCGGCCGCCTGCTTCCGCGCCATCAAGGCGGCGTTCGACCCCGCTGGCCGGCACAATCCCGGGGTGATTCTCGACGACGGTCGCGACCCGCTGAGTCGGCTCAAAGTCGGGCCCGACGCGGCGCCGCTCCCGGCCGGGATGGCCGAGGCGCTGGCGGCGATCGAGCGGGAGGGGCGCTGGGGGGAGAGCCGATGGTTGAACGATGATCGATGATCGATCATCGATGATCGATCATCCCGCGCCCCCTCACCCCTCACCTCGATTCGACTACATTTTGCGGATCTTCCCGACCCTCTACCGGCGCAGACCTCCATGCTGACCATCTACCGCGATCCCGTCGTCACCCTCATTGGCCGCCCGCAGTTCGTCGAGCCGGCGCACCTCCCCGTGCAGTGGAAGGACGAGGGGACCGACGGCGAGAAGATCGCCGAGTTCGCCGGCCGACTCTGCTACATGAGCCAGAGCAACCCGGCCGGGCGCAGCACGGCGGAGTACCTCGGCAACATCCTCCGCGCGGGACACGGGTCGGTCTTCGAGCATGCGGTCTATGTGGTGCTGATCGAGGGGGTGTCGCGCTCGCTGACCCACGAGCTGGTGCGCCATCGGGCCGGGTTCGGCTATTCCCAGCTCTCGCAGCGGTATGTCGACGAATCGACGGCCGCCTTCGTGATGCCGCCGGCGATTCAGGGCGACGAAGCGCTCGAGGCGGCGTGGTCGGAGCAGATGGAGGCCGCGCAGGCGAGTTATGTCGCCGCCGTCGACCGGTTGATGGAGCGCTACGCCTGGGTCGAGGATCGGGTGCACCGCCGCAAGATGGCGC
This genomic interval carries:
- a CDS encoding FAD-binding oxidoreductase translates to MRALLRTDPDLRARYAQGGGVYRIIPAAVARPTTLAELRAVLAEAREAGLAITPRGAGSAMDGGNVGEGVVLDLTAFDAGRCVVDAARRVATCTPSLTLPLLHQATSPHRLHLPLDPSSAGWATLGGLIGTNAAGARTVHDGGMRRWVEAVTLETDDGPLTLTRGEMPDARHPAIQRWQRDVLPLLTRHRAAILARWPRTRKQSFGYDLAAWWASGDLVDLVVGAEGTLGVMTEVTVRLAPIAAHRLALRVVLADRALLVPALETVRRHDPAVLEFLDGSFLRLVEADVPEGTAAVLLADLEGERADALHHRAAALQGELASLGAGVTEAAVAADPAAIAALWRIRHGASPRLAALTDGRQSLQIIEDGCVPPAALGHYLDAVDAACRAERIDAVMFGHAGDGHVHVNLLPNLREADWLGRVRRVYEGVADALLALGGTPSGEHGAGRLRAPLIERFLGPEAAACFRAIKAAFDPAGRHNPGVILDDGRDPLSRLKVGPDAAPLPAGMAEALAAIEREGRWGESRWLNDDR
- the thyX gene encoding FAD-dependent thymidylate synthase; amino-acid sequence: MLTIYRDPVVTLIGRPQFVEPAHLPVQWKDEGTDGEKIAEFAGRLCYMSQSNPAGRSTAEYLGNILRAGHGSVFEHAVYVVLIEGVSRSLTHELVRHRAGFGYSQLSQRYVDESTAAFVMPPAIQGDEALEAAWSEQMEAAQASYVAAVDRLMERYAWVEDRVHRRKMAREAARSVLPNGTETKIVVSGNIRAWRTMLELRLGEGAEREIRRLAVRLLETLRKEAPRFFADFELYQAEDGERAGRVVYHKV